The following proteins are encoded in a genomic region of Oryctolagus cuniculus chromosome 6, mOryCun1.1, whole genome shotgun sequence:
- the E2F5 gene encoding transcription factor E2F5 isoform X2 encodes MSLEKYRFLPHMLLHKSVIQRLSDANGSDLEDINFHMFLRGVGAGCNTKEVIDRLRFLKAEIEDLELKERELDQQKLWLQQSIKNVMDDSINNRFSYVTHEDICNCFNGDTLLAIQAPSGTQLEVPIPEMGQNGQKKYQINLKSHSGPIHVLLINKESNSSKPVVFPIPPPDDLTQPSSQSSTPVTPQKSTVAAQHPPEQPASERSQSLQQTPATDIASVGSISGDIIDELMSSDVFPLLRLSPTPADDYNFNLDDNEGVCDLFDVQILNY; translated from the exons ATGTCTTTAGAAAAATATAGATTTTTGCCTCATATGTTACTGCAtaagtcagttatacagagatTAAGTGATGCAAATGGATCTGATTTGGAGGATATCAATTTTCATATGTTTTTAAGAGGTGTAGGTGCTGGCTGTAATACTAAAGAAGTCATAGATAGATTGAGATTTCTTAAAGCTGAAATTGAAGATTTAGAACTGAAGGAAAGAGAACTTGATCAGCAGAAGTTGTGGCTGCAGCAAAGCATCAAAAATGTGATGGATGACTCCATTAATAATAG ATTTTCCTATGTAACTCATGAAGACATCTGTAATTGCTTTAATG GTGATACACTTTTGGCCATTCAGGCACCTTCTGGTACGCAGCTGGAAGTACCTATTCCAGAAATG GGTCAGAATGGACAAAAGAAATACCAGATCAATCTAAAGAGTCATTCAGGACCTATTCACGTGCTGCTTATAAATAAAGAATCCAATTCATCTAAGCCCGTGGTGTTTCCCATTCCCCCACCTGATGACCTCACACAGCCTTCTTCCCAGTCCTCCACTCCAGTGACCCCACAGAAATCCACCGTGGCAGCTCAGCACCCGCCTGAGCAACCTGCCTCTGAAAGAAGCCAGAGTCTCCAGCAGACACCAGCTACAGACATAGCCTCAG TAGGATCTATTAGTGGAGATATCATTGATGAGTTGATGTCTTCTGATG tGTTTCCTCTCTTACGGCTTTCTCCTACCCCAGCAGATGACTACAACTTTAATTTAGATGATAATGAAGGAGTCTGTGATCTATTTGATGTCCAGATACTAAATTATTAG
- the RBIS gene encoding ribosomal biogenesis factor: MAKNKLRGQKSKNVFHIASQKNFKAKNKAKPVTTNLKKINIVNEDKVNRVNKAFINIQKELANFSRGLSLEPLQKELIPQQSHENEPVNVDEATRLMAQL, from the exons ATGGCCAAGAACAAATTAAGAGGACAGAAGTCCAAAAATGTATTTCACATAGCCAGCCAAAAAAACTTTAAggctaaaaacaaagcaaaaccagtTACTACTAATCTTAAGAAG ataaacatTGTGAACGAAGACAAAGTTAACAGAGTGAACAAAgcttttataaatatacaaaaggAACTTGCAAACTTCTCAAGGGGCCTTTCTCTGGAACCGTTACAGAAAGAGCTG ATTCCTCAGCAGAGTCATGAAAATGAACCTGTTAATGTTGATGAAGCTACAAGATTAATGGCTCAGTTGTAA